The segment CGGAGAAACACCCATTGGCGTTACATAGAGCAGGAGATCATTAATACGTTGTTGAATATCACATTCAATAGTACGAGAAATTTCCACAAGACGACAAAGTTTTCCTAGACAAGTTTTAGCATTGCCATTGGCAGGAATGCCGACAATTCCATCTTATGAAATATGAAACAAAACTAAACTCAGCTCTTCTATTTATGTGTATACGACAACCGCAAACGACACAACACCGACACATCCGAATAGAAATGTGGACAGACGAGGAAAACCGCCACCACCGTTATCCTGAATAGCATATCACTAGTAATAACATGATGGCTCACAAGACGACAAAGTTTCAATTTCTCGTCGAGCCATAACATTGCCGTTGGATGAATATCAGTACCCCCGTTAGGTACACAACAATTATTTCCTTAACGAGTTTTAGCATTTTGCCATTGCCAGGAATGCCGACAATTCCGTTATACTAAACCCAGCTCTTATATTTATGCGTATACGACAACCGCAAATGACACAGCACCGACACATCCTAATAGATTTGTGGACAGACAAGAAAAACCGCCATCGCCGTTACGCTGAATAGCATATCACTAGCTAATACCAGGAAGGCTCGCAAGACGACAAAGTTTTAATTTCTCGTCGAGCCATAAACATTGCCGTTGGACACTTATACTTATGGCTACGCAGTAATGCGAAGCCGCAAACAACACCTACCAAAGGGTAATGCCCATGACAAACACATCAGAATCGATGCAGTGGGGAAATAAATCACCTGCAGCTGCACGCCTTGAGCTGGTGCACCAGTTCGCCCACCATTTCGAAGTCGACGACGGGCAGGTTCCTGGGAGGGAATCAGAAATTAAGCAGAGGAGACGAAATCATCAATACTCAAGACGATCGGGATAAGGAGAGCAGAGGGCTTGGGCGCGGTGGTACGGCACGGACAGAAGGCTGGTGATATCGTTGAGCATCCTGTCGGCGTCGCCGAGGAAGATGTTGATGACCTCAGGGACGAACCCCTCGTCCTGTGGCGACTGCAGCTGTTGGTAGTACTCGTCCAGAATTCCCTGGATCCATCAGGCCAAGTCAGAAGACAGCCATACAGCCATCCGGGGCACGAATTCCAGCCCCAGGGCCACACGGCCGCGCGCTACAGAGTTGAGGGGAGGGACGACTCACCGTGGCGTACATGTAGCTGATGTGCTCGTTGAGCTGGCTTCTTAGCGCGGCGGCCGACATGGCGAAGCGAGGAGGTCCGGGAGTCCGGCGATCCGGGAGACAGAGGTCGGAATTCGAAGCTGCTGGCGGAGTGGACGAGGACAGGAGAGGAGTGCAGGTCACGGAGGCTCTCTCACGGAGCCTTTTGGCAGGGAGTGCTCGTTAAACTCTACTGTGCTGGCCGCTATCAATGAAGAGCTTGGAGAGGAGTGCAGGCAGGTCACGGTGGCTCTCTCACGGAGCCTTTTGGCAGGGAGTGCTCTACTGGCTGGCCGTCATCAATGAAGAGCTTAAAGTTGAAGATGGCATACGTGCGTGTGCATGCAGCTACATTTTGGTGGATGAATGGATGGATGCCGGGCCAGTAAGCTACAGGTTGACCACGACAGCGTCAGCCAGGCAAGCAGATGCTAGAAGGGCTTGACCACTCGTTCGGCCCTTAGCCCATGCCCCACTGGTCATTGACGGAAGGGAGTGTTGCTTTTGCAATGCATAGCCCCTCACTAAATAGTAAACTAGATCGGgatcgcgccttggcgcgagggtgtcTGTTCAAACATTTTGGTCAAGCAGGTAATACTAAGTCCTAAGTCCAGTAGTAATCTTGGTTTAGCATATACATTCATACAGGGTAACAATACAATGAAGATTCAGTACAATAATGTTCATCTAAGGTTGTCTGAATTTCAGTTTCACATGAATATATATTTACTAAAAGACTTCCACTATTTGCACCAGAAGGCATCGTAAATGGTCCTCCAATGTGTTCTTGATGCCGAGCCCTACAGAGAAGGAAGGAGGGAACATGCGATCAAAGAGCACTACAAGAAAACTGAGATACTGTGTCGAAAATCCTCGTGACGGAGATGGACAACGTCATGGAAATACCTAATGTGTGATGTTTTCGTGGGTGGCATCATTGATTACCGCAAATCAGAGACGATAGAAGTCACTAAGTCGTTTCAACCTTTGAGCGCACCTGGCTACCAATTTCTACGACGGTTTGGTAATTTCTTTGACGAACCTAATAGATTCGCCGAATATTGCGAATGTTTTATGATAAAATTTTCTCAACTAGTGTCTACCGATGGGACCCGCCATAGCTgcttccactagtagaaaatagggctttggtcacAACTCAATATACAaattagtcccggttgcattacgaaacggggctaatgtgagcattagtcctggttcgagcggctaaaggcattagtcccggttcaaatgagacctttagtcccgatttgagacacgaaccgcgactaaagggtgcgatgctctttagtcccggttcgtgtctcaaactgggactaaagattagaccttcagtcccgtttgagacacgaaccgggactaaatggtgtGATGCCCTTTATTCTCGGTTCGtgtctcgaaccgggactaaagaggttcGTGTCTCAAACCCTACCACCCCCcttgtatcgccatttcagttttgaaaaaaacaaaagaaaatgataaaaacttaaaaaaataaaatccttcgagatgtagttatattactacatctactagttaggaaaattttaaaacttaaatttggacatgttttgtaaTAGTAAAAcggccataacttttgcatacgatgtcaaaaaaacgtagatatatcaaaatgttcagcatgaaaatccgcatccgattttgactgtcgtaggcctgtttgcaaatttttagaatcctcaaattttaaaagaaaaaaagttatgctcaaatttcatttttttaatttcggttaaatctggtcaaactatggtcaaactacttatgcaagaagtattagtgttactaaataattattcaagaatattagttttactaaataactattttagtttttttgaattttggtcaaatctggtcacactatggtcaaactacttattcaagaaatattagtgttactaaataattattgttttttagaataatagtttcaaattcaaacagtgaaacgtgtgacttcatgctcaagctaaactcctgagggttaataggattgatatcttactattgtcaggaaaacaacaagtgcagacttggaaacgagggggaatagaacccgaaagttaggcgtgctcaggctggagtagtgagaggatgggtgaccggccgggaagttagataaTTTGGAataatgaggggtgattagagattagaagttaaattgagcagtgatgaggggtgtttagagattaaattgtaaaataattcaaaaatatgaaaatcgggaaaaattaaaaaaattaaaaagaaaatcataaaatttcctttggtcccggttggtgtccagacagcagccacgtggtgggcctttagtcccggttcgtaacagaaccgggacaaatgggcctttttctactagtgttcatgGCTTATTGAGCGGTAGGACCTGTGTACCAATGTTGGCAGTATGACCCACCTTGTTTTTTTAGAGTCTAGTGAGCTCTATAAATATTTTCTTCCATCTAATATAGATAGGTAATAGCCAGTGAAAAACTTATTTTGTTCCATCTAAAAAAATAGATAGTGGCCGGGCAAAAAAAAACTTGAAACCATGCATTCATGATTTGATGTTATTTCGTTCTATACAAAAATAAAAATGGAAATATAAGTTAACAAGTAAAAGTTTGGTACACGGGGTTTGAACCGGGGACCATTATGGTCTGAGCAAACGGCGGTGCTAATAGGCTAGAATTTTATTTAGATACTTATATGTATTTAGATACTATATGCATCCGAAAAATAATATTATGGTCATTGACCGAAGGGAGCGTCCCTTTTGCAATGCACAGCCTATCATTAAGAAGTACATTGCATACATATACTATATGTTACTTTTCCTAATGCATATTCTTGGCATGTTGATATCTTTTACCTCGAAAACATAAATACATAAAACACATAAATACGTAATAATGTTGGTTTGTGCTAAAACAAGGAAAGAAATCATGATTTCATCAATGCAAAATGCCAAATCAATTTGTAGATTTTTTAGTGGTATTCACATCGGACGTGGACTTTAATTTGGAACATGGTTCCACAGGATCCCCCTGCGAATAGTAAATTTGGAAAACATACTTGgacaaaaaatctgattttttttgtaAGATATGTAGCCGACCGATATACTCGCGTATGAAGCTTCATGATGAAATGATATCGGTGGTATTCTGAGCAAAAATGAAGAAACGATGCTATAAAAAAGGCAACTGCTAGGCGTCAGCCGAAAAGGATCAGCCGCTTCGCCAGCCATCGATTCACCCTAATAAGAACCCGTTTGATCCTCCTGTTGAGTTGACCATGCCATCTCTTCAATCCCAATGTACGCAACATCCGCATAAGTTGCAAAAAAACACCTGCATAAGTTGCAAAGAAGCATCCCCGATTCCCGACCCATGCCCTCGTGTAGCTCTAGTGGGGGTATCAGCTTCCGTCGACAGAGCATGTTGTAACATAGCATCCTACACGACTCTGGCGGCAGCTCATAAGCTCATCACGCTCGAGCATGCTGCAATGCAACACCCACGTGACTTCGGCTAGCAACCGCGCTAGTCCATCTTGCAAGCACAACGGTGGCAGCATGCGATGCTACATCACAACTCCTTTCTTCCTGCTCGCCACGGATCTCTGGCTTGCAGCACCCTGACCCGGCTCTATCGCAACCTTGAAGTAGCCGACGCTCCAAGCTAGGGGCCATATGACACTCCGGTGAGTGGCCTCGAAGTACAAGCACATTAGCTGCTATGACCACCCGTTGAACCAACGACAACTGTTGCATTGTCGGCGAGCTCTTAGGTTGCAGCATCGGCCGCGGCTACCACGCCGACAAGCTTGTGGTAGCAACGTCAACGAGGCTCTGCAGTTGCAGCATCGGCATGTGAGTGCGGCCTTGTAACATTGGCCTCTAGCAACGCTAGATTGCAGCAGGCCAGCAGCCATGGCAGCTGCGACGACCGGCTACAATAGCATACACCGATTGCAGCACTCTGGCGAGGATATAAGGTTCCAGAACTAGCAAGTGCTGCCACGAGCGGCTTCCTGGGCCAGATCGAGTAGATGCTACGGGGGAGATCTGATCAACACGCTGGGGGTAGGAGAAAAAAAATAGCGGTGAATGCTTTGTTGGTCGGGAGCTGAGGTGCGCTGGCCTCTGCGGGATGTGTGGCAAGCATAGGAGGCATCTCAAGGATTTTCCAATAAAAACACACTTTTGAACGAATAGTATAATCCTGATTATATTTTCTTCACTAACAATACCACGGGTTCTCATTCGTTTATACAACTTCATATGGGAGTAGAATGGTCAACCAAGTTTGATACCCCAAATTCCAAGATTTTTTTGCATTTCTCTAGTATTTTTTTTCTGATTTTACAAATCATGTGGGTGTGCACCTTTGTATTCCGGTATTCACACCCTTTTATGTCAATGTAAGGCATTTATCTTCTCTCGCGATTGGTGAAGATCGCTAAAATGACTAGAATAAATATGACCACAACATATTTTCTCTGCACCCATTAGTCTCTAGCTTGAAAACGTAATATGCAAGAATATTTGCAGTTTGGCAAGAAGACAATATTATTAGTGGCACAAACTATTCATACCTATgtaatgaatatttttaaattgcTGGCACATGACTCTGTGATGATTTGACTTGTATGTTGACACAATATTGGTGGTGGTTGGCGGTGGGTAGAGAATAATAAAAAGGAAAAATGTCATGGTTATCATGGCACAAATTAGTTCTTTTGAATGCAAAATGTGGCTTATGCTTTAGAGATATATGCGAGCATTTGATCAAGCCCTATTAGTAAACAAGCTTTGTTGATTCTGGACTCTTTGAGAAGCATATATGTGCAAGGCTTCTCAGATAGAACTATTATCGTAGTGGTAATTTGTTGATACTACccccgtctaggtgaataagtcattcgcgtagttctaggtcatcgatttgaggaattaaatatgtgttatatgtcatgaaaagtataccaATATATTTCTACATGGatatagtttctaaatatatatattttgtcacgtataatacatatttagatagttaaatagTCCACCTAGAACTATGCGAATaacttattcaccgagacggaggtagtaccaTTTTTTGGCAATGCATAAGTAGTGTGGATTGGAATAGAACATGGCTTGGAACTTGTGAATCATGATATTATATTGTGTGTGGGTAACGACACATTCATAAGGATTTGGCTCGATCCATAGATCACAAATGAACCCACGTTTCGACTTAGGACACTGAGGGGGTAACAACCAACATAACCGAGTTTTGACTTTCTTAGATGTCCACGGGATGTGTGATATCCTTATTTTGAATGAGCA is part of the Triticum aestivum cultivar Chinese Spring unplaced genomic scaffold, IWGSC CS RefSeq v2.1 scaffold96336, whole genome shotgun sequence genome and harbors:
- the LOC123172518 gene encoding histidine-containing phosphotransfer protein 2-like, coding for MSAAALRSQLNEHISYMYATGILDEYYQQLQSPQDEGFVPEVINIFLGDADRMLNDITSLLNLPVVDFEMVGELVHQLKACSCSVGARKVNLACEHFRQFYKAKNKEGCLTALNLLRNEFYDVRGRLQAIMQLEQQIAALGPK